A window from Balaenoptera musculus isolate JJ_BM4_2016_0621 chromosome 8, mBalMus1.pri.v3, whole genome shotgun sequence encodes these proteins:
- the TMPRSS5 gene encoding transmembrane protease serine 5, with the protein MNLLLDGRAPMEAQDAEESPGSWIFRAEPGDPLRRPEAQQQPISWAWRWCTGQRGWAVLGALVLLAGASIGSWLLALYLWPAASQPVPGTLQDEEVSLNCSEASGEEALLPSLPRAVSFRINTEDFLLEVQVRARPDWLLVCHEGWSSALGVQICRSLGHLRLTDHKAVNLSDIRLNSSRQFAQLSPRLGGLPEEVWQPRDSCTSGQIVSLRCSECGTRPLASQIVGGQAVAPGRWPWQASVALGARHTCGGSVLAPHWVVTAAHCVHSFRLSRRSSWRVHAGLVSHSTVRPHQGAVVERIIAHPLYSAQSHDYDVALLQLRTPLHFSDTVGAVCLPAEEQDFPRGSQCWVSGWGHTDPSHTHRSDTLRDTVVPLLSTQLCNSSCVYSGALTPRMLCAGYLDQRADACQGDSGGPLVCLDKGTWRLAGVVSWGRGCAEPNHPGVYAKVAEFLGWIQDTAQVQ; encoded by the exons AACCTGTTGCTGGATGGCCGAGCCCCCATGGAGGCTCAGGATGCAGAGGAGAGTCCAGGATCCTGGATCTTCAGAGCAGAGCCAGGAGACCCACTGCGGAGGCCCGAGGCCCAGCAGCAACCCA TCTCTTGGGCCTGGCGCTGGTGCACAGGGCAGCGCGGCTGGGCGGTGCTGGGAGCCCTGGTGTTGCTGGCTGGTGCAAGCATTGGCTCCTGGCTTCTAG CACTGTATCTGTGGCCGGCTGCCTCTCAGCCTGTTCCCGGGACCCTGCAGGATGAGGAGGTGAGCTTGAACTGCTCGGAGGCCAGCGGTGAGGAAGCCCTGCTCCCCTCGCTTCCCAGAGCAG TGTCTTTCAGAATAAACACCGAGGACTTCTTGCTGGAAGTGCAGGTGAGGGCCCGGCCAGACTGGCTCCTGGTCTGCCATGAGGGCTGGAGCTCTGCCCTGGGGGTACAGATCTGCCGGAGCCTTGGGCATCTCAG ACTCACAGACCACAAGGCAGTGAACCTGTCTGACATCAGGCTCAACAGCTCCAGGCAGTTTGCTCAGCTCTCTCCTAGACTGGGAGGCCTCCCGGAGGAGGTGTGGCAGCCCAG GGACAGCTGTACTTCTGGTCAAATTGTTTCCCTCAGATGCTCTG AGTGTGGGACCAGGCCCCTGGCTTCCCAGATAGTGGGCGGGCAGGCGGTGGCTCCCGGGCGCTGGCCCTGGCAGGCCAGCGTGGCCCTGGGTGCCCGGCACACATGCGGGGGCTCCGTGCTGGCCCCGCACTGGGTGGTGACCGCGGCGCACTGCGTGCACAG TTTCAGGCTGTCCCGCCGGTCCAGCTGGCGGGTCCATGCGGGGCTGGTCAGCCACAGCACGGTCAGGCCGCACCAGGGGGCTGTGGTGGAGCGGATCATCGCCCACCCTCTGTACAGTGCCCAGAGTCACGACTACGACGTGGCCCTCCTGCAGCTCCGGACCCCGCTCCACTTCTCAG ACACCGTGGGCGCCGTGTGCCTGCCGGCTGAAGAGCAGGATTTTCCGAGGGGCTCGCAGTGCTGGGTGTCTGGCTGGGGCCACACTGACCCCAGCCACA CCCACAGGTCGGACACGCTCCGGGACACGGTGGTGCCCCTGCTCAGCACCCAGCTCTGCAACAGCTCTTGCGTGTACAGCGGGGCCCTCACGCCCCGCATGCTGTGTGCCGGCTACCTGGACCAGAGGGCCGACGCGTGCCAG GGGGATAGCGGGGGTCCCCTGGTGTGCCTGGACAAGGGCACGTGGCGCCTGGCGGGGGTGGTCAGCTGGGGCCGCGGCTGCGCAGAGCCCAACCACCCCGGCGTCTACGCCAAGGTTGCCGAATTCCTGGGCTGGATCCAGGACACGGCGCAG GTCCAGTAG